A single region of the Acidobacteriota bacterium genome encodes:
- the lon gene encoding endopeptidase La, with amino-acid sequence MSEHEDRTEAREPDPKALTAEPTASEALLSPRTTDPKPELPVVVLRDMVIYPGVTVPMSVGRADTLSAIQAAAESPDRRFFALLQREKSDETDPLGLHTIGVMARVVQLQQGLGGTQALVLGLHRGIALRIDSMEEHLVATVSPAEELMPVDPEDLAFIALDEELRNRAAELGERAGIPSDVLTKTLRGVTDPGRLADLVAGHLELPAGDHQSLLETLAVEERMRRVLMLVQRRIKVLDAQQDINTQVEEEIGDRQREMYLREQLKAIRKELGDDDGADDLEELKERVAGLELPPAARKEVDRELKRLERMGRESMESQVIRTYVDTVCELPWSELSDERLDLADAARILEEDHYGLEDTKDRILEFLAVRVMHDRQTRRRERDAEPADETATARPEDAGEGETDGEARTDEQAERSPILLFVGPPGVGKTSIAKSIARAMGREYVRVSLGGARDEADIRGHRRTYVGAMPGRILHGMKQAGVKNPVFLLDEVDKLGASLQGDPSAALLEVLDPAQNGAFIDHYLGVPYDLSQVLFIATANFIQNIPAPLRDRMETVEFSGYTEHEKENIARQFLLPRAVRSGGLLPEEIEVGDDALREVISHYTHEAGVRQLERELGRMVRKVARRLASTPEDAEPREGDATTRVGASEVREFLGRPRVRPERALQRDAVGVATGMYYTPMGGDIMFVEVETTKGKGRLELTGQLGDVMKESASAAWTYAKSRAAALQIPAAAFETDVHIHVPAGAIPKDGPSAGVTMAAALVSALSGRPAKAGLAMTGEITLSGRVLPIGGVKEKVLGAVRAGIRDIVLPKQNEADLEDLPDDVRELLTVYAVEELGEVLAVALPDARFVDGRLLFEGDDPEQVRRLSYN; translated from the coding sequence ATGAGCGAACACGAAGACCGGACCGAGGCCCGAGAGCCCGACCCCAAGGCCCTGACGGCCGAGCCCACCGCATCCGAGGCGCTTCTTTCGCCGCGTACCACGGATCCCAAGCCCGAACTGCCCGTCGTCGTCCTCCGGGACATGGTGATCTACCCGGGCGTCACGGTACCGATGTCCGTCGGCCGGGCCGACACGCTGAGTGCGATCCAGGCAGCCGCGGAGAGCCCGGACCGCAGGTTCTTCGCTCTCCTGCAACGCGAGAAGAGCGACGAGACGGACCCGCTCGGGCTGCACACGATCGGTGTGATGGCAAGGGTGGTCCAGCTCCAGCAGGGGCTGGGCGGCACCCAGGCCCTGGTCCTTGGTCTCCATCGAGGCATCGCGCTGCGCATCGACAGCATGGAGGAACATCTGGTCGCTACCGTGTCGCCGGCCGAGGAGTTGATGCCGGTGGATCCGGAGGACCTGGCCTTCATCGCGCTCGACGAGGAACTACGCAACCGGGCCGCCGAGCTCGGTGAACGGGCCGGCATCCCGAGCGACGTGCTCACGAAGACTTTGCGCGGCGTCACCGATCCCGGCCGCCTTGCCGACCTCGTGGCCGGCCACCTCGAACTCCCGGCCGGCGACCATCAGTCGCTGCTCGAGACGCTCGCGGTCGAAGAACGGATGCGGCGGGTCCTGATGCTGGTCCAACGGCGGATCAAGGTGCTCGACGCCCAGCAGGACATCAACACCCAGGTCGAGGAGGAAATCGGCGACCGCCAGCGCGAGATGTACCTGCGCGAGCAGTTGAAGGCCATCCGCAAGGAACTCGGCGACGACGACGGCGCGGACGATCTGGAAGAACTGAAGGAGAGGGTCGCCGGGCTGGAGCTGCCGCCCGCCGCGAGGAAGGAAGTCGACCGCGAACTGAAGCGACTCGAGCGGATGGGCCGCGAATCGATGGAGTCCCAGGTCATCCGCACCTACGTCGACACGGTTTGCGAGTTGCCGTGGAGCGAACTCAGCGATGAGCGGCTGGACCTGGCGGACGCGGCGCGCATCCTGGAAGAGGACCACTACGGCCTCGAGGACACGAAGGACCGGATCCTGGAGTTCCTCGCCGTGCGGGTCATGCACGACCGCCAGACGCGCAGGCGCGAGCGCGACGCGGAACCCGCGGACGAGACCGCCACGGCCCGTCCCGAGGACGCCGGCGAGGGCGAGACCGACGGCGAAGCCCGGACCGATGAGCAAGCAGAGCGCAGCCCGATCCTCCTGTTCGTGGGGCCTCCCGGCGTCGGCAAGACCTCGATCGCCAAGTCGATCGCCCGGGCCATGGGCCGCGAGTACGTGAGGGTCTCCCTGGGCGGCGCCCGGGACGAGGCGGACATCCGCGGACACAGGCGCACCTACGTCGGGGCGATGCCGGGGCGCATCCTGCACGGCATGAAGCAGGCCGGCGTCAAGAACCCCGTGTTCCTGCTCGACGAAGTCGACAAGCTGGGCGCTTCGCTCCAGGGCGATCCGTCCGCCGCGCTGCTCGAGGTCCTGGACCCGGCACAGAATGGCGCCTTCATCGACCACTACCTGGGGGTCCCCTACGACCTCAGCCAGGTGCTGTTCATCGCGACCGCGAACTTCATCCAGAACATCCCGGCGCCGCTGCGCGACCGGATGGAGACGGTCGAGTTCTCGGGCTACACGGAGCACGAGAAGGAGAACATCGCCCGGCAGTTCCTGCTGCCGCGGGCCGTTCGTTCCGGCGGCCTGCTGCCGGAGGAGATCGAGGTCGGCGACGACGCCCTCCGCGAGGTGATCTCGCACTACACCCACGAAGCCGGCGTCCGGCAACTCGAACGGGAGCTCGGCCGCATGGTGCGCAAGGTGGCCCGCCGGCTCGCGTCGACGCCCGAGGACGCCGAGCCTCGAGAGGGCGACGCGACCACCCGGGTCGGCGCCAGCGAAGTCCGGGAGTTCCTGGGCCGCCCGCGGGTGCGGCCCGAACGCGCGCTGCAACGCGACGCCGTCGGAGTCGCTACCGGCATGTACTACACGCCCATGGGCGGCGACATCATGTTCGTCGAGGTCGAGACGACGAAGGGCAAGGGCCGGCTGGAACTCACGGGCCAGCTCGGCGACGTGATGAAGGAATCGGCGAGCGCCGCCTGGACCTACGCGAAGTCGCGCGCCGCGGCGCTCCAGATCCCGGCCGCTGCCTTCGAAACGGACGTGCACATCCACGTCCCCGCCGGCGCCATCCCCAAGGACGGCCCGTCCGCGGGCGTGACGATGGCGGCAGCCCTGGTCTCCGCGCTCTCCGGCCGGCCGGCGAAGGCAGGTCTTGCGATGACCGGGGAGATCACGCTGTCCGGCCGCGTCCTGCCGATCGGCGGAGTCAAGGAGAAGGTGCTGGGCGCCGTTCGCGCCGGTATCCGGGACATCGTGCTGCCGAAGCAGAACGAGGCCGATCTGGAGGATCTGCCCGACGACGTGAGGGAATTGCTGACCGTGTACGCCGTCGAGGAGTTGGGCGAAGTGCTGGCGGTGGCGCTGCCCGACGCCCGCTTCGTCGACGGCCGGCTCCTCTTCGAGGGTGACGACCCGGAACAGGTCCGGCGCCTCTCCTACAACTAA
- a CDS encoding acetyltransferase: MTLHRHLRAATCLAGITLNLVFWVILLLLLLPAKAPRRTRSSFRRLANRIYRRAVRVDNALLRHVSGATWRCEELTLDPARPHIVLANHRSWADILIAQSVVATRGPIVKFLCKRELLYVPIFGLIILAFDFPVLRRRSRGGSDPAHRREDDRRRVTAASAALLDSPAAILSFAEGTRFTEAKREALGGPYEHLLPSRAGGLAAMIEALAPGEGTIVDLTLAYPRVVSFWEFLGGAAGPVNVRWETIPIADVPPERAQEWLNDRWRRKDELLRSTIFMDLDSDLANLSEME, encoded by the coding sequence TTGACGCTTCATCGCCACCTGAGAGCGGCGACCTGCCTCGCCGGCATCACGCTCAACCTGGTCTTCTGGGTCATCCTGCTGCTGCTTCTGCTGCCGGCCAAGGCGCCGCGGCGCACTCGCTCCTCGTTTCGACGCCTCGCCAACCGCATCTACCGGCGGGCGGTGCGCGTCGACAACGCCCTGCTCCGGCACGTCTCGGGCGCGACCTGGCGATGCGAAGAGCTGACGCTCGACCCGGCCAGGCCTCACATCGTCCTCGCCAATCACCGGTCCTGGGCCGACATCCTGATCGCCCAGAGCGTCGTCGCCACCCGCGGTCCGATCGTCAAGTTCCTCTGCAAGCGCGAGCTCCTCTACGTGCCCATCTTCGGCCTGATCATCCTGGCCTTCGACTTTCCCGTGCTGCGGCGGCGCTCGCGCGGGGGAAGCGACCCGGCGCATCGGCGCGAAGACGACCGCCGCCGGGTGACCGCGGCCTCCGCGGCCCTGCTCGACTCCCCCGCCGCCATCCTCTCGTTCGCCGAGGGGACGAGGTTCACCGAGGCGAAGCGCGAAGCCCTGGGCGGACCGTACGAGCATCTGCTTCCATCCAGGGCCGGCGGCCTCGCGGCGATGATCGAGGCGCTCGCACCGGGCGAGGGCACCATCGTCGATCTGACGCTCGCCTATCCGCGGGTCGTTTCGTTCTGGGAGTTCCTCGGCGGCGCGGCGGGGCCGGTGAACGTCAGATGGGAGACGATTCCGATCGCCGATGTACCACCCGAGCGCGCCCAGGAGTGGCTGAACGACCGCTGGCGCCGCAAGGACGAGCTGCTTCGAAGCACGATCTTTATGGATTTAGACTCAGATCTAGCCAACTTAAGCGAAATGGAATAA
- a CDS encoding DUF1295 domain-containing protein, whose amino-acid sequence MPKAVPFLGIAAGIAAGALFAAAGSSHGLEIADWPAFAVLVAAAYAIQWIAFVPAWFLQTERFFDLTGSLTFLAVVGGALAVRDTLDVRSALIAAMIAIWALRLGPFLFLRVRRDGHDRRFRQIKPNFPLFLMTWTLQGLWVSATASPALAALLAAETRPPDWPLAAGALLWLAGFAIEVTADEQKRRFRAVAENQNRYITSGLWAWSRHPNYFGEILLWIGIAVIAAPALQGWQLATLASPLFVWLLLTKISGVRMLEARANRRWRDDPGYRDYVRRTNALLLWPPRRT is encoded by the coding sequence ATGCCGAAAGCCGTTCCCTTCCTGGGCATCGCGGCCGGGATCGCCGCCGGCGCTCTCTTCGCGGCGGCTGGCAGCAGTCACGGCCTCGAGATCGCCGACTGGCCCGCGTTCGCTGTTCTTGTCGCCGCCGCGTACGCGATCCAGTGGATCGCCTTCGTGCCGGCCTGGTTCCTGCAGACCGAGCGCTTCTTCGATCTCACCGGAAGTCTCACGTTCCTCGCCGTCGTAGGCGGGGCGCTCGCGGTCCGCGACACGCTGGATGTGCGCTCGGCGCTCATCGCGGCGATGATCGCCATCTGGGCCCTGCGGCTCGGTCCCTTCCTTTTCCTTCGCGTCCGCAGAGACGGCCACGACCGCCGTTTCCGGCAGATCAAGCCGAACTTCCCGCTGTTCCTGATGACGTGGACCCTCCAGGGCCTGTGGGTGTCGGCTACGGCCTCCCCGGCCCTGGCCGCGCTGCTCGCGGCGGAGACCAGACCGCCGGACTGGCCACTCGCGGCGGGAGCCCTGCTGTGGCTGGCCGGGTTCGCCATCGAAGTGACGGCCGACGAGCAGAAGCGCCGCTTCCGCGCCGTGGCCGAGAACCAGAACCGGTACATCACTTCGGGGCTCTGGGCATGGTCCCGCCACCCGAACTACTTCGGCGAGATCCTGCTCTGGATCGGTATCGCCGTGATCGCCGCACCGGCCCTTCAGGGCTGGCAACTGGCGACCCTGGCCTCGCCGCTCTTCGTCTGGCTACTGCTGACGAAGATCAGCGGCGTCCGGATGCTCGAGGCGCGGGCGAACCGCCGCTGGCGCGACGATCCCGGCTACCGGGACTATGTCCGGCGCACGAATGCCCTGCTGCTCTGGCCGCCACGCCGGACTTGA
- a CDS encoding sulfatase: protein MKQTRRTFLASSAAMLSAAALPAGRPQVGGAPNILLCISDDQSWLHTGAGGDPVVSTPGFDRVAGEGVLFPHAFCDAPTCGPSRSALVTGQPIWRLEEAGNIHSTLPAKFATYTEMLEQVGYAIGHTLKGWGPGRLEPGGRTRNPAGDRFGSFEEFLDSRDEGRPFCFWLGSYDPHRPYTAGSGQESGKDPAKVDVPPHLPDHPIVRDDILDYYVEVERFDTRVEAALELLEQAGELENTLVVVTSDHGMPFPRAKASLYDYGSRVPFAVRWGDRIPGGRVVDDFISLSDLAPTFLEAAGLEAPAEMTASSLLPLLESSASGRVEPGRDAAFIAMERHDGCRRGGKGYPCRAIRTNSHLYIRNFEPTRWPSGSPNAKDCARGIPYGEIDSSPTKTLMMDSRGEPGIDHLAELSFGTRPEHELYDLASDPGQLNNQAGEPAAQQLVGQLRDRLMDHLAETGDPRALGLPAPWDYYPYYGRRVNEDWEVDEPPA, encoded by the coding sequence GTGAAGCAGACCCGCCGTACCTTCCTGGCTTCCTCCGCCGCGATGCTGAGCGCGGCGGCGCTGCCCGCCGGGCGACCTCAGGTGGGCGGAGCGCCCAACATCCTGCTCTGCATCTCGGACGACCAGTCCTGGCTCCACACCGGAGCTGGAGGCGATCCCGTGGTCTCGACCCCGGGCTTCGACCGGGTCGCAGGTGAAGGGGTTCTCTTCCCGCACGCCTTCTGCGACGCACCGACCTGCGGGCCTTCGCGGAGCGCGCTGGTAACTGGTCAGCCGATCTGGCGCCTCGAGGAGGCCGGGAACATCCACAGCACCCTGCCGGCGAAGTTCGCCACCTACACGGAGATGCTGGAGCAGGTCGGCTACGCCATCGGCCACACCCTGAAGGGCTGGGGACCGGGACGGCTGGAACCGGGCGGTAGGACGCGGAACCCCGCCGGGGACCGGTTCGGGAGTTTCGAGGAGTTCCTCGATTCGCGGGACGAGGGCCGGCCGTTCTGCTTCTGGCTGGGCAGCTACGACCCGCACCGGCCCTACACGGCGGGATCGGGGCAGGAGTCGGGCAAGGATCCGGCGAAGGTCGATGTTCCTCCGCACCTGCCCGATCATCCGATCGTTCGTGACGACATCCTCGACTACTACGTGGAGGTGGAGCGGTTCGATACAAGAGTGGAAGCCGCACTCGAGCTCCTTGAACAGGCGGGCGAGCTTGAGAACACCCTGGTCGTCGTGACCAGCGATCACGGCATGCCGTTTCCGCGCGCCAAGGCCAGCCTGTACGACTACGGCTCCCGGGTCCCGTTCGCCGTGCGCTGGGGGGATCGCATTCCCGGGGGACGGGTCGTGGACGATTTCATCAGCCTGAGCGACCTGGCGCCCACCTTCCTCGAGGCCGCCGGCCTCGAGGCGCCGGCCGAGATGACGGCGAGCAGCCTTCTGCCGCTCCTTGAGTCTTCGGCGAGCGGCCGCGTGGAGCCGGGGCGCGACGCCGCCTTCATTGCGATGGAACGGCACGATGGCTGCCGCCGTGGCGGCAAGGGCTATCCCTGCCGGGCGATCCGCACCAACAGCCACCTGTACATCCGCAACTTCGAGCCCACCCGGTGGCCGTCCGGTTCGCCGAACGCGAAGGACTGCGCCCGGGGCATCCCCTATGGCGAGATCGATTCCTCGCCGACGAAGACCCTGATGATGGACTCGCGGGGCGAGCCCGGGATCGACCATCTGGCCGAGCTGTCCTTCGGTACTCGGCCGGAGCACGAGCTCTACGACCTGGCGAGCGATCCGGGGCAGTTGAACAACCAGGCGGGCGAGCCCGCCGCGCAGCAGCTTGTCGGACAGTTGCGCGATCGGCTCATGGATCACCTGGCCGAGACCGGCGATCCGCGGGCCCTGGGCCTCCCCGCGCCCTGGGACTACTACCCCTACTATGGCCGGCGGGTGAACGAGGACTGGGAAGTCGACGAGCCGCCGGCATGA
- a CDS encoding thiamine biosynthesis protein ThiF: protein MNTAPQPDSLHRLVKHAIDSGKAESVAEAEAMFRGYRLSVEIGPAAAEESVNQATLLTVVALARRVFLGGVSVCAPLGTVLSTPPPLGRTLATAVKTLGGEIGVAAPGTPTIVIGGGPGGRREGFSIRTAAAGWRGGVLPVHSSLEPAPGPAMPLAGMLSAALAVNEAYLDADGMSIAGRRVLGLSLWQPDAHADWLVGEPEEPELTYLPSRLWLIGLGHLGQAYLWGLGILPYRHPENLSLVLQDVDFVTDSTESTSVLTRVEHVGQKKTRTMAAWADARGFETTIHERLFDADFERQPSEPGVALCGLDKASYRRSLDRVGFDMVIEAGLGSGYRDFRTMRLHTLPGPRPATEIWSPAASTETVEDRPAYRRLLKEGTLDQCGMTMLAGKAVGAPFVGAVAATLVLSEILRHLHGGCVHGMIDLDLLGLDQRRAVLHEPGFNGFNPGFAWAR from the coding sequence ATGAACACGGCACCGCAACCCGACTCGCTGCACAGACTCGTGAAGCACGCGATCGACAGTGGGAAGGCGGAAAGCGTCGCCGAGGCGGAAGCCATGTTCCGCGGCTACCGTCTTTCGGTCGAGATAGGTCCTGCGGCAGCCGAGGAGTCCGTCAACCAGGCCACGCTGTTGACGGTGGTCGCGCTCGCCCGGCGGGTGTTCCTGGGCGGCGTGAGCGTTTGCGCGCCTCTCGGCACGGTTCTCTCGACGCCTCCGCCTCTCGGGCGAACGCTCGCCACGGCGGTGAAGACGCTCGGCGGCGAGATCGGCGTCGCCGCCCCGGGGACTCCGACCATCGTGATCGGTGGAGGGCCAGGCGGTCGGCGGGAGGGCTTCTCTATTCGGACGGCCGCCGCCGGTTGGCGGGGAGGCGTACTGCCGGTCCACTCGAGCCTGGAGCCGGCGCCCGGACCGGCGATGCCTCTGGCCGGAATGTTGTCCGCGGCACTGGCCGTGAACGAAGCGTACCTCGACGCGGACGGCATGTCGATCGCCGGTCGCCGCGTCCTGGGCCTGTCGCTATGGCAGCCGGACGCGCATGCGGATTGGCTGGTTGGAGAACCCGAGGAGCCGGAGCTGACCTATCTACCTTCGCGGCTCTGGCTAATCGGGCTGGGACACCTCGGACAAGCCTACCTCTGGGGACTCGGAATCCTCCCATACCGCCATCCCGAGAACCTGTCCCTGGTGTTGCAGGATGTGGACTTCGTCACCGACTCGACGGAGAGCACGTCGGTGCTCACGCGCGTCGAACACGTCGGCCAAAAGAAGACCCGGACCATGGCTGCGTGGGCGGACGCCAGAGGATTCGAGACGACGATCCATGAGCGGCTGTTCGATGCGGATTTCGAGCGACAGCCGTCAGAGCCTGGAGTTGCGCTGTGCGGTCTCGATAAGGCGAGTTACCGGCGCTCGCTCGACCGGGTGGGCTTTGACATGGTGATCGAGGCCGGTCTGGGAAGCGGTTACCGTGATTTCCGAACCATGCGCCTTCACACACTGCCCGGCCCTCGTCCGGCCACCGAGATCTGGAGCCCCGCAGCCAGCACCGAGACCGTCGAGGATCGGCCCGCCTACCGACGCCTGTTGAAAGAGGGCACGCTCGACCAGTGCGGGATGACGATGCTCGCCGGCAAGGCGGTCGGCGCTCCCTTCGTTGGGGCGGTCGCCGCCACCTTGGTCCTGTCCGAGATCCTGCGGCACCTTCATGGAGGGTGCGTGCACGGGATGATCGATTTGGACTTGTTGGGGCTGGATCAGCGTCGTGCCGTTCTGCACGAGCCGGGCTTCAACGGTTTCAACCCGGGATTCGCTTGGGCCAGGTAG
- a CDS encoding metallopeptidase family protein: protein MIEVDLQRFEHLLARALDTLPPAFAELIDNVAVVVEEEPTEEDLRLVGLDPEEDDLLGLYHGVPLDERGAGYSALPDRVVIYRLPILWICDTEEDVVREVRDTLVHELGHHFGLGDDDMPY from the coding sequence ATGATCGAGGTCGACCTGCAGCGGTTCGAGCACCTGCTGGCGCGCGCGCTGGACACGCTGCCCCCGGCCTTCGCCGAACTCATCGACAACGTGGCGGTCGTCGTCGAGGAGGAACCGACCGAAGAGGATCTCCGGCTCGTAGGTCTTGATCCCGAGGAGGACGACCTCCTCGGCCTCTACCATGGCGTGCCCCTCGACGAACGCGGAGCCGGCTACAGCGCCCTACCCGACCGGGTCGTGATCTACCGCCTGCCGATCCTGTGGATCTGCGACACGGAAGAGGACGTCGTCCGCGAAGTGCGCGACACCCTGGTCCACGAGTTGGGACACCATTTCGGGCTGGGCGACGACGACATGCCGTACTGA
- a CDS encoding site-specific DNA-methyltransferase, translating into MEELVEPTAAQLEAFPTSDPGALIAREPLYATHTGACFVGDAQDLLSELPPRSIDLVVTSPPYALHFEKEYGNVPKAEYINWFAPFAAGVHRVLRDSGSFVLNLGGSYNAGEPTRSLYHFKLLVHLVDTLGFHLAQECFWYNPAKLPTPAEWVNVRRVRIKDSVEYVWWLSKTPNPKANNANVLVPYSKDMKRLMQRGLRATRRPSGHHVTQKFLKDRGGSIPSNLLEWGNNDSNSAFIRRCRELGVTSHPARFPRVLPEFFIRLLTAPGDIVLDIFSGSNTTGSVAEQLGRGWLAFEIDEKYARISALRFDQEIL; encoded by the coding sequence GTGGAGGAACTCGTGGAACCCACCGCCGCACAGCTCGAAGCCTTCCCCACCAGCGATCCCGGTGCCCTGATCGCGCGAGAGCCCCTCTACGCGACTCACACCGGTGCGTGCTTCGTCGGTGACGCACAAGACCTTCTCTCGGAGCTGCCACCCCGCTCGATCGATCTAGTGGTGACGTCTCCGCCCTACGCGCTCCACTTCGAGAAGGAGTACGGGAACGTGCCCAAGGCCGAGTATATCAATTGGTTCGCTCCCTTCGCGGCCGGCGTACACCGAGTCCTCAGAGATTCCGGCAGCTTCGTACTCAACCTCGGTGGAAGCTACAATGCAGGCGAACCAACCCGCTCGCTCTACCACTTCAAACTGCTCGTCCATCTCGTCGACACGCTAGGGTTCCACCTTGCCCAAGAGTGCTTCTGGTACAACCCGGCGAAACTGCCCACGCCCGCCGAGTGGGTCAATGTGCGGCGCGTCCGCATCAAGGACTCAGTCGAGTACGTGTGGTGGCTGTCCAAGACACCGAATCCAAAGGCGAACAACGCCAATGTCCTCGTGCCGTACAGCAAGGACATGAAACGGTTGATGCAGCGCGGACTACGGGCCACTCGTAGGCCTAGCGGCCATCACGTCACTCAGAAATTCCTGAAAGACCGAGGTGGATCGATTCCCTCCAACCTACTGGAATGGGGGAACAATGATTCCAACTCGGCCTTCATACGACGCTGCCGGGAGCTGGGGGTCACGAGTCATCCCGCTCGATTCCCACGCGTTCTTCCCGAGTTCTTCATCCGCCTGCTTACGGCTCCCGGCGACATCGTTCTCGACATATTCTCCGGCAGCAACACCACCGGCTCTGTGGCGGAACAGCTCGGCCGAGGGTGGCTAGCCTTCGAGATCGACGAGAAGTACGCACGCATCTCAGCTCTTCGCTTTGATCAAGAGATCTTGTAG
- a CDS encoding transposase, with product MVDLVRSGRSPDHLAREFEPSAQSIRNWVRQADRDEGRRSDGTTTAEREELRRLRREVRRLREEREILARATAWFARETDRKGSSGS from the coding sequence ATGGTGGATCTGGTCCGGTCCGGGCGCAGCCCGGACCATCTAGCCCGCGAGTTCGAGCCTTCAGCGCAGTCGATCCGTAACTGGGTCAGGCAAGCGGATCGCGACGAGGGACGCCGGAGCGACGGCACGACGACGGCGGAGCGTGAGGAGTTGCGCCGGCTGCGGCGTGAGGTTCGCAGGCTGCGCGAGGAGCGGGAGATCCTGGCAAGAGCCACGGCCTGGTTCGCTCGGGAGACGGACCGGAAGGGGTCTTCCGGTTCATGA
- a CDS encoding alpha-hydroxy acid oxidase: MTDPRRRPNMRDDPLAPGEAARNALTLHELVVAARRNLGGNVWDYLVGGAETETSVKRNRQALDSVAFRPRVLTDVSKVEAGGSLLGHDLRIPVILAPIGSLQLFEEGGGATAAKAAEEFGIMNFVSSVCLPGLEGTAEASDSAKVYQLYLADDEDWMRGLIRRAVAAGYNGFCLTVDTQVYSRRERDLLKRWRPPSVGEATTRVAPLNYQARMTWDLVKRIKDEFDIPLILKGIATAEDAGLACEHGVDVVYVSNHGGRQLDHTRGTLDTLPEVVKEVDGRTEVVVDGGFMRGTDVVKAMVLGADAVGIGRLEAIAMAAGGCEGLVRMLKILEHEIVTCLGLLGVTGWDELDGSYLHRALPVDPPDVLSALPFLDLDYPYP, from the coding sequence GTGACCGATCCCAGACGACGTCCCAACATGCGCGACGACCCCTTGGCTCCGGGAGAAGCGGCAAGGAACGCGCTGACCCTCCACGAACTCGTCGTGGCCGCGCGCCGGAACCTGGGCGGGAACGTCTGGGACTATCTCGTCGGCGGCGCCGAGACGGAAACGAGCGTCAAACGCAACCGGCAGGCGCTGGACTCCGTGGCCTTCCGGCCGCGGGTGCTCACCGATGTCTCCAAGGTCGAGGCCGGTGGTTCGCTACTTGGCCACGACCTGCGCATTCCGGTCATCCTGGCGCCGATCGGCTCGCTGCAACTGTTCGAGGAAGGCGGCGGCGCCACGGCCGCCAAGGCAGCCGAGGAGTTCGGGATCATGAACTTCGTCAGCTCGGTGTGCCTGCCGGGGCTAGAGGGCACGGCAGAAGCGTCCGATTCAGCCAAGGTGTACCAGCTCTACCTGGCCGACGACGAGGACTGGATGCGCGGTCTGATCCGCCGGGCGGTGGCCGCGGGCTACAACGGCTTCTGTCTGACCGTCGATACCCAGGTCTACAGCCGGCGGGAGCGGGACCTGCTGAAGCGCTGGCGTCCGCCATCGGTCGGTGAAGCGACCACCCGCGTCGCGCCCCTGAACTACCAGGCGCGGATGACCTGGGACCTGGTCAAGCGGATCAAGGACGAGTTCGACATCCCCCTGATTCTCAAGGGGATCGCCACCGCGGAGGACGCCGGCCTCGCGTGCGAGCACGGCGTCGACGTGGTCTACGTCTCGAACCACGGCGGCCGTCAGCTCGACCACACCCGCGGCACGCTCGACACCCTTCCGGAGGTCGTGAAGGAAGTCGACGGCCGCACCGAGGTCGTCGTCGACGGCGGCTTCATGCGCGGAACCGACGTGGTCAAGGCGATGGTCCTGGGCGCCGACGCTGTCGGCATCGGCCGCCTCGAAGCCATCGCCATGGCCGCCGGCGGCTGCGAGGGCCTCGTGCGAATGCTCAAGATCCTCGAACACGAGATCGTCACCTGTCTCGGCCTGCTCGGCGTCACCGGTTGGGACGAACTCGACGGCTCCTACCTCCACCGGGCTTTACCGGTCGATCCCCCGGACGTCCTGAGCGCCCTGCCCTTCCTCGACCTCGACTACCCGTACCCCTAA
- a CDS encoding ArsC family (seleno)protein, translating to MDARGAEIADRTPASRKLGREDAEALLADAETLYVAKGRKQTELHASEPGAADLMLGPTGNLRAPVVRVGRTLIVGYHEEALSRALG from the coding sequence ATGGACGCACGCGGCGCGGAGATCGCTGACAGGACGCCGGCGAGTCGCAAGCTGGGCCGGGAGGACGCGGAGGCGCTGCTCGCCGATGCGGAGACCCTCTACGTCGCCAAGGGGCGAAAGCAGACGGAACTGCACGCGTCGGAACCGGGTGCGGCCGATCTGATGCTTGGACCGACGGGCAACCTGCGTGCGCCGGTGGTCCGGGTGGGCCGCACCCTCATCGTGGGCTACCACGAGGAGGCGCTGAGCAGGGCCTTGGGCTGA